The following proteins are encoded in a genomic region of Paenibacillus sp. FSL R7-0273:
- a CDS encoding GNAT family N-acetyltransferase: MSSTPVTFYVVPMETSHAEDICGWDYRPPYNIYGWLPWEQMQALGIEFGDPVLRSEQYISVVDAQGGLCGFAQLFPMEGVVRLGIGMRPELCGHGRGHSFMNAILQAALERYPDREIDLEVLTWNQRAIRTYQKCGFTITDTYERRTPSGDKPFYCMVYNK; the protein is encoded by the coding sequence ATGAGCAGCACCCCAGTTACTTTTTATGTTGTGCCAATGGAGACCAGTCACGCCGAGGATATATGCGGATGGGATTACAGGCCGCCCTATAATATTTACGGATGGCTGCCGTGGGAGCAGATGCAGGCGCTAGGCATAGAATTTGGCGACCCGGTACTGCGCAGCGAGCAATATATATCCGTTGTGGACGCCCAAGGCGGCCTGTGCGGCTTCGCGCAGCTGTTTCCGATGGAAGGCGTGGTCCGGCTCGGCATCGGCATGCGTCCTGAGCTGTGCGGACATGGACGGGGGCATTCTTTTATGAATGCAATCCTTCAGGCTGCTCTGGAGAGATATCCGGACCGGGAGATTGACCTGGAGGTGCTGACCTGGAATCAGCGGGCCATCCGGACCTACCAGAAATGCGGATTTACGATTACAGATACGTATGAACGCCGTACTCCCTCCGGAGACAAGCCATTTTACTGCATGGTTTATAATAAATAA
- a CDS encoding DUF1934 domain-containing protein gives MSELQSGKYGVTVTLESRQDGQKNVITAAGEAVSKGEQLFIRYEETEQGPQGEAVSIRTMIKITGRELKLIRHGSIESEQSFETGKQLPGFYRSPYAQFNLSTATRKLDITRNGRSLEVSWEYDLYVYGELSGQFAISLYIQEEPQS, from the coding sequence ATGTCTGAATTACAGTCCGGCAAATACGGTGTTACTGTAACTCTGGAAAGCCGGCAGGACGGGCAGAAGAATGTAATTACGGCTGCCGGGGAAGCTGTCTCCAAGGGGGAGCAGCTGTTTATCCGTTATGAAGAAACGGAGCAGGGGCCTCAGGGAGAGGCCGTATCCATCCGTACGATGATAAAGATTACAGGGCGCGAACTGAAGCTGATCCGGCACGGGAGTATCGAGTCTGAGCAGTCTTTTGAGACAGGGAAGCAGTTACCCGGCTTCTACCGCTCCCCGTATGCCCAGTTCAATCTTTCTACCGCAACACGGAAGCTGGATATTACGCGTAATGGACGTTCGCTGGAGGTCTCGTGGGAGTATGACTTGTACGTCTACGGGGAGTTATCAGGACAGTTCGCTATCAGTTTGTATATACAGGAGGAACCACAATCATGA
- a CDS encoding YwhD family protein, which translates to MDNVQPEGKKQIALNIVNAKSKHKGFGAGSIDLNNVSPVIIDGGEAVIDIGAMHAKSKVEKGIRFSMNRDDVPDGRQVWVVWVAVDRTPEGQLYGGITACEMWIDAEARRGWKILADHVNKLDAALKRKIILEGLGSAEKAALKSLLMSHNADWWAASSDELKEALSE; encoded by the coding sequence GTGGATAACGTACAACCGGAGGGCAAAAAGCAGATTGCCTTGAATATTGTGAACGCAAAAAGCAAGCATAAAGGCTTTGGTGCCGGCTCCATTGATCTCAACAATGTATCGCCGGTCATTATTGACGGCGGTGAAGCCGTTATCGACATTGGCGCCATGCATGCCAAAAGCAAGGTAGAGAAGGGCATCAGATTCTCGATGAACCGTGATGATGTACCGGATGGGAGACAGGTCTGGGTAGTATGGGTGGCGGTTGACCGTACGCCGGAAGGACAGCTTTACGGCGGTATTACAGCCTGTGAGATGTGGATTGACGCTGAGGCACGGCGGGGCTGGAAAATTCTTGCCGATCATGTGAACAAGCTGGATGCAGCCTTGAAGCGCAAGATCATCCTGGAGGGTCTGGGATCAGCGGAGAAGGCGGCGCTTAAATCGCTGCTGATGTCCCATAATGCAGACTGGTGGGCAGCCTCCTCAGATGAGCTGAAGGAAGCGCTGAGTGAGTAG
- a CDS encoding AbrB/MazE/SpoVT family DNA-binding domain-containing protein, with translation MKDTGMIRSLDSLGRIVVPVEIRMTRNIDIGDPIEFFILNDEIIVLRKYTSTECTFCRSLDHVTYYKDQFICNTCLKELGDPGRIADAAEPLQNPAEDSAEPAVSGRRTKTEEMSQRLEKAIAEHPYANQKELAEVLGISQARVSQLKRKLSSSGK, from the coding sequence ATGAAGGATACAGGCATGATCCGGAGTTTAGACAGTCTTGGCAGAATTGTGGTTCCCGTAGAAATCCGTATGACCCGCAATATCGATATTGGGGACCCGATCGAATTTTTCATTCTTAATGATGAAATTATTGTACTCCGGAAATACACTTCCACCGAATGCACCTTTTGCCGGAGCCTGGACCACGTGACTTACTATAAAGACCAGTTCATCTGCAACACATGCCTCAAGGAGCTGGGCGATCCCGGACGCATTGCGGATGCGGCCGAGCCTTTGCAGAATCCTGCGGAGGACAGTGCCGAACCCGCCGTTAGCGGCCGGCGTACCAAGACCGAGGAGATGAGCCAGCGTCTGGAGAAGGCGATAGCCGAGCATCCCTACGCCAACCAGAAGGAGCTTGCAGAGGTGCTTGGCATCAGTCAGGCAAGAGTAAGCCAGCTTAAGCGCAAGCTTAGCTCGTCCGGTAAATAG
- a CDS encoding carbon-nitrogen hydrolase family protein: protein MAFRVSAVQYHLHTITSFEEFAARCEHYIKTAEEFSTDFILFPEFLTTQLMSIGDGQGNALGIEDLPQFTEQYRDMFSGYARKYNVHIIGGTHVLRREGKLYNVAHLFYPDGRIAEQAKLHITPAEVEGWNMGAGEGLEVFKTEKGTIAMLTCYDIEFPEIVRMARAKGADVIFCPSCTDDRHGFHRVRYTSHARAIENQIYVVLTGTVGSLPTVDLMRANFGQAAVITPNDVPFPPKGLLAEGEINDDMIITADLDLELLYRVRERGSVTTWRDRRTDLYTDWT, encoded by the coding sequence GTGGCCTTTCGCGTATCCGCGGTTCAGTATCATTTGCATACGATTACTTCATTTGAGGAGTTTGCCGCCCGGTGTGAGCATTATATCAAGACCGCTGAGGAATTCAGCACCGACTTTATTCTGTTTCCGGAGTTCCTTACGACTCAGCTGATGTCCATCGGGGACGGACAGGGAAATGCCCTGGGCATTGAAGACCTGCCGCAGTTTACGGAGCAGTACCGGGACATGTTCTCCGGCTATGCCAGAAAGTACAATGTGCATATCATCGGAGGCACCCATGTGCTGCGCCGGGAAGGCAAGCTGTACAATGTAGCGCATCTCTTTTATCCGGACGGAAGAATTGCCGAGCAGGCCAAGCTTCATATTACGCCAGCTGAGGTAGAGGGCTGGAATATGGGGGCCGGTGAAGGCCTGGAGGTCTTTAAGACGGAGAAAGGTACTATCGCTATGCTGACCTGCTATGATATCGAATTTCCGGAAATTGTGCGGATGGCCAGAGCCAAGGGGGCGGATGTGATTTTTTGTCCTTCCTGCACGGATGACCGCCACGGGTTCCACCGGGTACGCTATACCAGCCATGCGCGTGCAATCGAAAATCAGATTTACGTTGTGCTGACAGGAACCGTCGGGTCGCTGCCGACTGTTGATCTCATGCGTGCGAACTTCGGGCAGGCTGCTGTAATCACACCTAATGATGTTCCTTTTCCGCCAAAAGGGCTGCTGGCTGAAGGTGAGATTAACGATGACATGATTATAACCGCCGATCTGGATCTGGAGCTGCTGTACCGGGTGCGTGAGCGCGGGTCAGTGACCACCTGGCGCGACCGTAGAACGGACCTTTACACAGACTGGACATAA
- a CDS encoding C40 family peptidase, whose amino-acid sequence MKKKLAAALLSFSIMLTIGAASASADSRMDKVIDKAIGTKYVSGGESTNGFDCSGFTMYVFDKIGINLPHQSGSQYQMGTAISRDNLREGDLVFFNTSGRGVSHVGIYVGNGKFAHASSSKGVTISSLSDNYYVNRYVGAKRIMSTDAYHAVATDSEENDDVQ is encoded by the coding sequence TTGAAGAAGAAGTTAGCCGCCGCACTACTCAGCTTTTCTATTATGCTTACCATTGGAGCAGCAAGCGCTTCCGCAGATTCCAGGATGGATAAAGTCATCGATAAGGCCATCGGAACCAAGTATGTTTCCGGCGGAGAATCGACTAACGGCTTTGATTGCTCCGGCTTCACGATGTACGTATTTGATAAGATCGGCATTAACCTGCCGCATCAATCCGGCTCCCAATACCAGATGGGCACTGCGATCTCCCGTGATAATCTCCGGGAAGGCGATCTTGTATTCTTCAATACAAGCGGCCGCGGCGTATCCCATGTCGGCATTTATGTCGGTAACGGCAAATTCGCACATGCTTCAAGCTCAAAGGGCGTAACCATCAGCTCGCTGAGTGACAACTACTACGTCAACCGCTACGTTGGCGCCAAACGGATCATGAGCACAGATGCTTACCATGCAGTTGCAACAGATTCCGAAGAAAATGATGATGTTCAATAA
- a CDS encoding M1 family aminopeptidase, giving the protein MKPLSLRFMIISAALAALILLGGSLWLLSGHSPAARPAAVPKEAKSPAAVSQAKAVEPVLPESKPLPVSEALSQRVTEYHIDVRLNADAGTLEAAETVTWTHPGQKPVQELYFHLYPNAFASEKTTFMKESGGEMRGDTMPEGGFGSMAITDLRTTEGVSLMQRMQYVQPDDGNIHDRTLVKVHLPQPVNGGESVTLKIQFEVKLPKIFARMGTAGNFVMAGQWFPKLSVYEPKGTRGVKEEGWNLHQYHGTSEFYSDFGIYNVTISVPSDYIVGATGFPVKNAQMKQDRKIYQFYADDVHDFAWAASPDFVVAEEAFSAPNVPGVRIKLYLDPLHKDLQERYFQAAKAALTAFSKWYGSYPYSTLSIVVPPQEGNGAGGMEYPTLITAFGAAESSPGMSLERTVIHEIGHQYFYGMVANNEFEEAWLDESFTSYAEDRLMEQEYGVSSSAALQASLVTAPQPLNMETWKYAAAEGYTRNVYIRGKLVLKDIEQQVGTKTMDAIMLSYARKYRFKHPATADFQKVVEKVTKQSWQDYFDEYVYSGGAPDFSVDRITNGAAKAGIDGGEPRYEATVEVSNKGSSYANVPVKFTFSDGYTVQQFWNGEQKSTAFQLSYKAPLASVDIDPGHSILLEAKHLNNFMLAELAPKTLSRWTLSVTKLLETLLGTLVW; this is encoded by the coding sequence ATGAAGCCACTTTCATTAAGGTTCATGATCATCTCTGCGGCCCTGGCCGCCCTCATCCTGCTGGGAGGCTCCCTCTGGCTCCTGAGCGGGCACAGCCCTGCCGCCCGGCCTGCCGCTGTCCCGAAAGAGGCCAAGTCCCCCGCTGCCGTGTCACAGGCTAAGGCGGTGGAGCCTGTTCTTCCTGAGAGCAAGCCGCTTCCGGTCTCTGAAGCATTAAGCCAGCGGGTAACCGAGTATCATATCGATGTACGGCTGAACGCAGATGCCGGTACACTGGAGGCCGCAGAAACGGTTACCTGGACCCATCCCGGCCAAAAGCCCGTACAAGAGCTCTATTTCCATCTCTATCCCAACGCTTTTGCCTCTGAAAAGACTACATTTATGAAAGAGTCCGGCGGCGAGATGCGCGGCGATACAATGCCTGAGGGCGGATTCGGCAGTATGGCGATTACCGATCTGCGGACCACTGAAGGGGTTTCCCTCATGCAGCGCATGCAATATGTTCAGCCTGATGACGGCAATATTCATGACCGCACACTGGTAAAGGTGCATCTTCCGCAGCCGGTGAACGGAGGAGAAAGCGTGACGCTCAAAATCCAGTTTGAGGTCAAGCTGCCCAAAATATTCGCCCGCATGGGCACTGCCGGAAATTTTGTGATGGCCGGACAGTGGTTCCCCAAGCTCAGTGTATACGAGCCCAAAGGCACAAGAGGCGTTAAGGAGGAAGGCTGGAACCTCCACCAGTATCATGGCACTTCGGAGTTTTACAGCGATTTCGGCATTTACAATGTAACCATCTCTGTCCCTTCAGACTACATTGTAGGTGCCACCGGGTTTCCGGTTAAAAACGCCCAAATGAAGCAGGACCGGAAAATTTATCAGTTTTATGCCGATGATGTCCACGACTTTGCCTGGGCTGCGTCTCCTGACTTTGTCGTAGCCGAAGAAGCCTTCTCAGCCCCCAATGTGCCGGGGGTGCGGATCAAGCTGTACCTGGACCCGCTGCATAAGGATCTGCAGGAGCGGTATTTCCAGGCCGCCAAGGCAGCCCTGACCGCGTTCAGCAAATGGTACGGGTCTTATCCTTACTCCACCTTATCCATTGTGGTTCCCCCCCAGGAAGGGAATGGTGCAGGCGGTATGGAGTACCCGACACTGATTACAGCGTTCGGAGCGGCTGAAAGCTCCCCCGGCATGTCGCTTGAGCGTACTGTCATCCATGAGATCGGCCACCAGTACTTTTACGGCATGGTAGCCAATAACGAGTTTGAAGAAGCCTGGCTGGACGAAAGCTTCACTTCCTATGCCGAAGACCGCCTGATGGAGCAGGAGTATGGAGTCAGCTCCAGTGCCGCCCTGCAGGCCAGCCTGGTTACAGCCCCCCAGCCGCTTAATATGGAGACCTGGAAGTACGCTGCTGCCGAAGGCTATACCCGTAACGTATATATCCGCGGCAAGCTGGTGCTAAAAGACATTGAACAGCAGGTCGGCACCAAAACAATGGATGCTATTATGCTCTCCTACGCCCGCAAGTACAGATTTAAGCATCCTGCTACTGCAGACTTCCAGAAGGTTGTCGAAAAAGTAACCAAGCAGTCGTGGCAGGACTATTTTGACGAGTATGTATACAGCGGCGGTGCGCCTGACTTCTCTGTAGACCGCATTACCAACGGTGCTGCCAAAGCCGGCATTGACGGCGGAGAGCCCCGTTATGAGGCTACGGTAGAGGTGAGCAATAAGGGCAGCAGCTACGCTAATGTTCCGGTTAAATTCACCTTTTCCGACGGCTATACCGTACAGCAATTCTGGAACGGGGAGCAGAAATCGACTGCCTTCCAGCTGTCCTACAAAGCCCCGCTTGCCTCTGTGGACATTGACCCCGGACACTCCATTCTGCTGGAGGCTAAGCATCTGAATAACTTCATGCTGGCCGAGCTTGCGCCGAAGACGCTCTCGCGCTGGACGCTAAGTGTAACCAAACTGCTTGAAACTCTGCTCGGAACTCTAGTCTGGTGA
- a CDS encoding transglycosylase domain-containing protein yields MPRDSANPKVKKHRLRRLIRLLAAMTIILVLAAGALLGYLYNKPLPPVGDDIRSRLLDARGNVLATFTTDGRSRNPVTLDKIAPELIQATLAVEDRKFFEHAGFDLKGMARAVLANLEKGERSQGASTLTQQLARNLYLTHEKTWTRKTKEALYTMQLEMKYSKDEILNMYLNEIYYGHGAYGIEAASRMYFGKAAAELSLAESALLAGIPKGPTYYSPYTHPDNAKKRQGIILSSMVQVGDITAAQAEEASEAVLSFKPQGERNTVVLAPYFRDYVRGLVTDTLGISSDELELGGLEVYTTLDPDMQQAAEEAVDKGMDSSSELETALVSIDPRTGYIKAMVGGKNYRSNQFNHALATTRQPGSSFKPIMYLTALSSRQMTGLSVFNSQPTLFHYDNNRKTYQPKNFGDKYLGEINMRQAIAASDNIYAVNTIMAIGADKVADMAARLGIGSPLQSVPSLALGTSPVSPLEMASAFAVIGGGGIRQPVTAILKITDSKGNLVYEAPQASGEQVVEPAAAYVLTRLMEGVFESGGTGNRVASIIKRPVAGKTGTTDTDGWMVGFTPELSTAVWVGYDKGRDIATADGRRAAPIFAEFTEKALANVPPKIFPIPDGVVSVYINPESGKLATAACPEKELETFISGTEPTEYCEEHSTSGETAPAEETPAAPGKEDHSLWSDIKRWWLN; encoded by the coding sequence ATGCCGCGCGATTCTGCTAACCCGAAAGTCAAGAAACACCGCCTCCGCCGGCTGATCCGGCTGCTGGCCGCCATGACAATAATACTTGTGCTTGCTGCGGGAGCGCTGCTGGGCTACCTCTATAACAAACCGCTGCCTCCGGTCGGTGATGATATCCGTTCCCGTCTGCTCGATGCCAGGGGCAATGTGCTGGCTACCTTTACAACAGACGGGCGCAGCCGTAATCCGGTAACACTGGACAAGATCGCCCCCGAGCTGATTCAGGCCACTCTCGCTGTAGAGGACCGCAAGTTTTTTGAGCATGCCGGGTTTGATCTGAAGGGCATGGCCCGGGCTGTTCTGGCCAATCTGGAGAAGGGTGAACGCTCCCAGGGGGCCAGCACGCTGACCCAGCAGCTCGCCCGCAATCTGTACCTTACCCATGAAAAAACCTGGACCCGTAAAACCAAGGAAGCCCTCTACACCATGCAGCTGGAGATGAAATACAGCAAAGACGAGATTCTGAATATGTATTTAAATGAAATCTATTACGGTCACGGAGCCTATGGCATAGAGGCTGCCTCCCGCATGTATTTCGGTAAAGCGGCGGCAGAGCTGAGTCTTGCGGAAAGCGCGCTGTTGGCCGGTATCCCCAAAGGCCCGACCTATTATTCACCGTACACTCACCCGGACAATGCCAAGAAGCGGCAGGGAATTATTTTATCCTCCATGGTCCAGGTAGGTGATATTACTGCAGCACAGGCTGAAGAGGCCTCAGAGGCTGTACTCAGCTTCAAGCCGCAGGGAGAACGGAATACCGTTGTCCTTGCCCCCTATTTCCGCGATTATGTGCGCGGGCTGGTTACAGATACGCTGGGAATCAGCAGCGACGAGCTGGAGCTCGGCGGACTGGAGGTATACACGACGCTTGACCCCGATATGCAGCAGGCAGCTGAGGAAGCGGTTGATAAAGGAATGGATTCCTCAAGTGAGCTGGAGACCGCGCTCGTCTCTATTGATCCGCGCACCGGTTATATCAAAGCGATGGTCGGAGGCAAGAATTACCGGAGCAATCAGTTCAATCATGCCCTGGCAACCACCCGCCAGCCGGGTTCCTCCTTTAAGCCGATCATGTATCTGACCGCCCTCTCATCCAGGCAAATGACCGGCCTGTCCGTCTTCAACAGCCAGCCGACCCTGTTCCATTATGACAATAACCGCAAAACCTACCAGCCTAAAAACTTCGGAGACAAGTATCTCGGGGAGATTAATATGCGTCAGGCCATTGCCGCCTCCGACAATATTTATGCTGTTAATACCATTATGGCCATCGGTGCCGACAAGGTCGCGGACATGGCCGCCAGGCTGGGTATCGGCAGTCCGCTGCAAAGCGTTCCTTCCCTTGCACTCGGGACCTCACCGGTCAGTCCGCTTGAGATGGCTTCCGCCTTTGCCGTAATCGGCGGAGGCGGCATCAGGCAGCCGGTTACGGCCATTCTGAAGATTACCGACTCCAAGGGAAATCTGGTCTATGAGGCCCCGCAGGCTTCAGGGGAGCAGGTCGTCGAGCCTGCAGCCGCCTACGTGCTGACCCGGCTGATGGAGGGGGTCTTTGAGAGCGGTGGCACCGGCAACCGCGTAGCCTCCATTATCAAGCGTCCTGTAGCAGGCAAGACCGGTACCACAGACACTGACGGCTGGATGGTCGGCTTTACGCCCGAGCTGTCCACTGCGGTCTGGGTCGGGTATGACAAGGGCCGTGATATTGCCACAGCCGACGGAAGACGGGCTGCGCCGATTTTTGCAGAATTTACAGAGAAGGCTCTGGCCAATGTGCCGCCGAAGATTTTCCCGATTCCGGACGGTGTTGTCAGTGTCTACATTAACCCGGAGTCCGGCAAGCTGGCTACGGCTGCCTGCCCGGAGAAGGAGCTCGAGACCTTTATCAGCGGCACGGAGCCAACAGAGTATTGTGAGGAGCACAGCACCAGCGGAGAGACCGCGCCTGCAGAAGAGACCCCTGCGGCTCCAGGCAAGGAGGACCACTCCCTGTGGAGCGATATAAAGCGCTGGTGGCTGAACTAG
- a CDS encoding C40 family peptidase, which yields MVFTMGATSVSADSKMDAVISKTIGVSYKTGGTSTSGFDCSGFTKYVFKNIGLTLPRTSKAQYSVGTAVSKSNLRAGDLVFFNTLGNGVSHVGIYVGNGKFAQSSSSKGVTISSLSQAYWANRYVGAKRVMSTTAYQAVAYD from the coding sequence ATGGTATTCACTATGGGCGCCACAAGCGTCTCAGCTGACTCCAAAATGGACGCAGTTATCTCCAAAACGATCGGAGTTTCTTACAAAACTGGAGGGACAAGCACCTCTGGCTTCGATTGTTCCGGTTTCACCAAGTACGTATTTAAGAACATCGGCCTTACGCTGCCCCGCACCTCGAAAGCGCAGTACAGTGTAGGCACAGCCGTTTCAAAAAGCAATCTGCGTGCCGGCGATCTTGTATTCTTCAATACGCTGGGCAACGGAGTTTCCCATGTCGGTATTTATGTCGGTAACGGAAAATTTGCACAGTCCTCCAGCTCCAAGGGTGTAACCATCAGCTCGCTGAGCCAGGCTTACTGGGCCAACCGCTACGTTGGCGCCAAACGCGTAATGAGCACAACAGCTTACCAGGCTGTCGCTTACGATTGA
- a CDS encoding 4a-hydroxytetrahydrobiopterin dehydratase, with amino-acid sequence MQLSVEELHEQIGKLEGWKLEQETLVRKYMFNEYMKGIAFVDEVAAISEAFDHHPHITIDYKTVTLRLSAKEESGLAALDIRQANEFNEAFDKAR; translated from the coding sequence TTGCAATTATCAGTGGAAGAGCTGCATGAGCAGATAGGTAAGCTGGAGGGCTGGAAGCTGGAGCAGGAGACTCTGGTGCGCAAGTATATGTTTAACGAATATATGAAGGGTATTGCCTTTGTGGATGAGGTGGCGGCCATATCGGAAGCCTTTGACCATCATCCGCACATCACCATTGACTACAAAACCGTCACCCTGCGCTTATCGGCAAAAGAAGAGAGCGGCCTTGCGGCGCTTGATATCCGCCAGGCTAATGAATTTAATGAAGCCTTCGACAAAGCACGTTAG
- a CDS encoding GNAT family N-acetyltransferase: MYTKSFYAFDGKVPVPAVIRNYTAADFGELIMIQSEAFPPPYPEELLWNREQLHNHVELFQEGALCAEVNGELAGSVTGLKIHFNEESVHNGHTWSEVTADGYLTTHQPYGNTLYIADLCVRPKFRKLGLGKELVQSLYHVVVEQKLERLLGAGRMPGYHKEASRLSAQAYLAEVISGQLADPVITFLLRCGRSPLGVTADYLEDEESCNYAALMEWRNPFL, encoded by the coding sequence ATGTATACGAAGAGCTTTTATGCATTTGACGGCAAGGTGCCGGTCCCTGCGGTTATCCGGAATTATACGGCCGCGGATTTCGGCGAGCTGATTATGATACAATCGGAGGCTTTCCCGCCCCCTTATCCCGAAGAGCTGCTGTGGAACCGGGAACAGCTGCACAATCATGTGGAGCTGTTTCAGGAGGGGGCGCTCTGTGCCGAAGTGAACGGCGAGCTGGCCGGTTCGGTCACGGGCCTCAAAATTCATTTTAATGAAGAATCGGTGCATAACGGCCATACCTGGTCCGAAGTAACAGCGGACGGGTATCTTACCACACATCAGCCTTACGGCAATACGCTGTACATTGCAGATCTGTGTGTACGCCCCAAGTTCCGCAAGCTGGGCCTGGGCAAGGAGCTGGTGCAGTCACTGTATCATGTTGTAGTGGAACAGAAGCTTGAACGGCTGCTGGGTGCGGGAAGAATGCCGGGCTATCATAAAGAGGCTTCCCGGCTATCGGCGCAGGCGTATCTTGCTGAGGTTATCAGCGGACAGCTGGCTGATCCGGTCATAACGTTCCTGCTGCGCTGCGGACGGTCGCCGCTTGGTGTGACAGCAGACTACCTGGAGGATGAGGAGTCCTGCAATTACGCCGCACTGATGGAGTGGCGCAATCCTTTTTTATAG
- a CDS encoding c-type cytochrome translates to MQKWMMSGLFFAACAFAVVLLFTLPGKEEVAEENKPVMPQVTLDTAGAEAAVKANCISCHGDQLQGGAGPSLQHEGSERDAEGIYSIVSKGRGQMPSFKEKLAPEEIANIALWLAEKK, encoded by the coding sequence ATGCAGAAATGGATGATGAGCGGTTTATTTTTTGCCGCCTGCGCCTTTGCAGTAGTGCTCTTGTTCACATTGCCCGGCAAAGAAGAGGTCGCGGAAGAGAATAAGCCTGTAATGCCTCAGGTAACCCTGGATACCGCAGGTGCGGAGGCCGCTGTCAAAGCCAATTGCATTTCCTGTCATGGTGATCAGCTCCAGGGCGGTGCAGGCCCAAGCCTGCAGCATGAGGGCAGTGAACGGGATGCCGAGGGCATTTACAGTATCGTCTCCAAGGGGCGCGGACAAATGCCGTCCTTTAAGGAGAAGCTGGCCCCTGAGGAAATCGCCAATATCGCCCTGTGGCTTGCCGAGAAAAAGTAA
- a CDS encoding DNA-3-methyladenine glycosylase, with product MNHKENKPEKSLLIGPELYSLPALQAAPLLLGQHLVRRTEDGEIRCRIVETESYGGVEDKGSHASGGRRTARTDVMFREGGTIYIYLIYGMYHCLNVVTAGEGDPHAVLIRAVEPLTAGDAGLMRSYRGAAARNPAGLSGGPGKLCRALRIDKSLNGLRLDNGDSPLRLEQGDEPKDLDIVQAPRINIPYAEEYARLPWRFYLRSNPYVSVKDKLEQPFIWN from the coding sequence ATGAACCATAAAGAAAACAAGCCAGAGAAGTCTCTGCTTATCGGACCCGAGCTGTACAGTCTCCCTGCCCTGCAGGCTGCACCGCTTCTGCTGGGCCAGCATCTCGTCCGGCGGACAGAGGATGGGGAGATCCGCTGCCGTATTGTCGAGACTGAGAGCTACGGCGGAGTGGAAGACAAGGGCAGCCACGCCTCCGGGGGACGCCGTACGGCAAGAACGGATGTAATGTTCCGCGAGGGAGGAACAATCTACATCTATTTAATCTACGGCATGTATCATTGCCTTAATGTCGTTACTGCCGGGGAAGGCGATCCGCACGCTGTGCTGATCCGGGCTGTAGAGCCGCTGACTGCCGGCGATGCCGGCCTGATGCGCAGCTACCGCGGGGCTGCCGCAAGGAACCCGGCAGGGCTGTCCGGCGGCCCGGGCAAGCTGTGCCGGGCGCTGCGGATTGATAAGAGCCTGAACGGGCTCCGGCTTGATAACGGGGACAGCCCCCTGCGGCTGGAGCAGGGCGATGAGCCCAAGGACCTTGATATCGTCCAGGCCCCGCGTATCAATATTCCCTATGCGGAGGAATACGCCCGGCTTCCCTGGCGTTTCTATCTGCGGAGCAACCCTTACGTCTCGGTAAAGGACAAGCTGGAGCAGCCTTTTATATGGAACTGA